The sequence ATGTACATAGGAAAGGATAAATTTCACTGACCCTCTTTTAGATTTAACGTGTTACCTCCTCTCTTGAAGCTTGTTTAGCTAATTATTTACGTGATGTGTGTATAGGTATGGCCACCAATTAACAAGAAGAAGTACGAGACTCTTTCATACCTTCCTGATTTGTCCGACGAGCAATTGCTCAAGGAAATTGAGTACCTTTTGCGAAAGGGATGGGTTCCTTGTTTGGAATTCGAGACTGAGGTTAACATCTCTCtgttcttaaaatatatgataattaataacaactaattagTAATATGTTATGTTGATGTTGTGGATGTGTACAGCACGGATTTGTGTACCGTGAGCACCACAGGTCACCTGGATACTACGATGGCAGGTACTGGACCATGTGGAAGTTGCCCATGTTCGGGTGTACTGATGCTACCCAGGTCTTGAATGAAGTCCAGGAGGCAAAGAAGGCTTACCCACAGGCCTGGATCCGTATCATCGGATTTGACAACGTTCGTCAAGTGCAGTGTATCAGTTTCATCGCCTACAAGCCCGAAGGCTTCTAAATTCTCCATGTTTAATGTATAACTTGGCCCTATATCTTTAAGGGAAGCTCGTTTAAATCCTCCTCAAGTTTTTTCCCGCAGAAACTGTATTGATTTTTCATTGTTTTCCTTTTCTCTATTCAGTGTATGCTCTTGGATTCCAGTTGAGTTTATGagaactaataataataatcatttgTTTCTTTGCTTATTTACCTTATGAGACATGATTTctggtgcatatatatatatgaaatgttTATGCTCTGCACCAATTATGATATAAGGCGATATGAACAGAGAAGATTTATTATCCAGCCGATCCTAACTAGTCTTGCATTGAGGCATAGTGGATTGATTGGGCGAAACCGACAGTGTACATACATTACGTTTTCAGTTATAGCACAAACTTATGAAGAAATTGTCCGTAACTTTCATAATAATGATTGTTAATCGACACAATTGACAAGTTATCTGTAACTATGATCTATTTTGTTATGCCATGAATTTCTTTCCCCTTTTGATTATCATATcttctatatgtatatatagctCCGAATCGATGTAACATACCAATTATCAACTACATTTGGCATTATTATAAGACAACTTTTTCACCGTAGAAGTATCTCAGTTTTTCCTCACCATAATTAAGGAAGTGGAGGTAAAAGGATCATGTCCAAACCTTTTTTATTAAAGAACAAAATTGTGTAAAACCTATTATCTactcccaaaatctcaaattaaacgATGAAGCCATAAAAATTTGGGATAACTACAATCCAACCTTTGGATAATCTAGTTTACGAAATAGCCGGTAAATGTATATGTTTGTTATATCTTATAAGTAATAcgatacaaatatacaaatagagtacacataatcaatgtataaatttatataattCGACCATATTGGTAAATAAATTTGTCAAACTGTACGTATTGATAAATTCTCCTAATAATTTCAATCAAATAAAGCTTCATAtcctcctatttttttttatatatatatttttttgtactcGTCCACCATAATGGCGTTCCTTTGCTAGTCATAAGGCCCATAACGGCAAGGGGTTCATGCATGACGTTGACATGTGTGGCCATGCTAACAACTAGATAGaactaaaaatggaaaaatttcagaaataactatagagtcttaattgtacctttatagcaacagttttataattacgaaaaatagcaaattatattttgtatttaaataaactgttgctatacaaatacatatacaacaagatttactgtccttgttttactcaaattagttgagttaaataaggaataattatcctatctaattaaatttccatacattactcttatttaaattagtagatttcttttccaacaaactcaaatatgaagattattatttacatgttcttcaaaatttcaaaatattattctcttatatctctaactattttttcttgttagttttttcatttttttttaatattttttttaattttaatttctttttcattttttgttccactttattttctctcttctacttcttttttctttttttcatttttcatttttttatttNNNNNNNNNNNNNNNNNNNNNNNNNNNNNNNNNNNNNNNNNNNNNNNNNNNNNNNNNNNNNNNNNNNNNNNNNNNNNNNNNNNNNNNNNNNNNNNNNNNNacttcttttttttttttgaatttttatttttcgtttttatttttttctattttttttcttttttttactcttctatctctatcttttatttttaaaagacaaatatttatatcatatatatgtatattcaaaaaatatacaaaataaaaagacatactgatctgcatatgtatttactataaaaaaaaacatacatatgtatctgcatatgtatttacagaaatgcGTATCTGActtacatgtatatataaacatatatgacacaatttctataacaaaaatgacaattatatgcatatacatataaataataaaaaaatacatgacacatatcttaaacagtaaaagaaaataaataagt comes from Capsicum annuum cultivar UCD-10X-F1 chromosome 2, UCD10Xv1.1, whole genome shotgun sequence and encodes:
- the LOC107860048 gene encoding ribulose bisphosphate carboxylase small subunit, chloroplastic (The RefSeq protein has 2 substitutions compared to this genomic sequence); this translates as MASSVMSTATVATGANAAQASMIASFNGLKSAASFPVTRKQDLDITSIASNGGRVQCMLVWPPINKKKYETLSYLPDLSDEQLLKEIEYLLQKGWVPCLEFETEHGFVYREHHRSPGYYDGRYWTMWKLPMFGCTDATQVLNEVQEAKKAYPQAWIRIIGFDNVRQVQCISFIAYKPEGY